The genomic stretch AATCTTAGCTGAATGTGTTATAGCCCCACTTGAAATATAGTCTATTTCTAATCCTTTAAAACGATTTATATTAGTTATATCTACATTTCCAGAACATTCTATTATAGCCTGCTTATTTATAATTTTTATAGCCTTTTTAATTGTTTCTACATCCATATTATCTAGCATAATTATATCTGCACCAGCTTTAACTGCTTCTTCTACTCCTTTTAAATCTTCAACTTCTATTTCAATTTTTTTAATAAAAGGAGAGTATTCTCTTGCAAGTTTTATTGCCTCTGTTATAGAGCCAGCTGCATCAATATGATTATCTTTTAACATTATAGCATCTGAAAGATTGTATCTATGATTATAGCCACCACCTACTCTAACTGCATACTTTTCAAATATTCTCATATTAGGAGTAGTCTTTCTAGTATCTAGCAACAATATATTCTTGTCATCTAGTGCCCCCACCATTTTTTGAGTATAAGTTGCAATTCCACTCATTCTCTGTAAATAG from Fusobacterium hwasookii encodes the following:
- the nadC gene encoding carboxylating nicotinate-nucleotide diphosphorylase, which translates into the protein MNLRKIDKFQMDESIKLALKEDITSEDISTNAIYKNDRLAEISLYSKEEGILAGLDVFKRVFELLDNSVEFTEYKKDGDKLFSKDLILKIKANVKTILSAERTALNYLQRMSGIATYTQKMVGALDDKNILLLDTRKTTPNMRIFEKYAVRVGGGYNHRYNLSDAIMLKDNHIDAAGSITEAIKLAREYSPFIKKIEIEVEDLKGVEEAVKAGADIIMLDNMDVETIKKAIKIINKQAIIECSGNVDITNINRFKGLEIDYISSGAITHSAKILDLSLKNLRYTDD